A window from Streptomyces sp. NBC_00271 encodes these proteins:
- a CDS encoding maleylacetate reductase: MTDRNTPLDFSYETQPARIVFRPGAAVSATPDEAARLGLRRVLVVCGSRGEGTARAVADALGEACAGLHAEARMHVPVELADRAVEAARAAGADGCVAVGGGSAIGLGKAIALRTGLPLIAVPSTYSGSEMTPVWGLTEHGAKRTGRDPAVQPRSVVYDPELTLSLPVPLTVTSGVNALAHAVEALYAPDASPLVSLMAEEGVRAMTRALPLVAAAPGDLDARGRALYGAWLCGACLGATTMGLHHKLCHVLGGTFGLPHAETHTVVLPYALAYNAPAAPRAVAALSRALGGADDVPHALWALAASLGAPRSLAELGLKETDLAVAAEQAAGQPYPNPREVTVDGVLALLTAAYEGREPSVHA, translated from the coding sequence ATGACCGACAGGAACACCCCGCTCGACTTCTCGTACGAGACCCAGCCCGCGCGGATCGTCTTCCGGCCCGGCGCCGCCGTCTCCGCGACCCCCGACGAGGCCGCCAGGCTCGGGCTGCGCAGGGTGCTGGTGGTCTGCGGCAGCAGGGGCGAGGGCACGGCACGCGCGGTCGCGGACGCCCTGGGCGAGGCCTGCGCGGGGCTGCACGCCGAGGCCCGGATGCACGTACCCGTCGAGCTGGCCGACCGGGCCGTCGAGGCGGCGCGCGCGGCCGGCGCCGACGGGTGCGTCGCCGTCGGCGGCGGCTCGGCGATCGGCCTGGGCAAGGCGATCGCGCTGCGCACCGGCCTGCCCCTGATCGCCGTGCCCTCCACCTACTCCGGCTCCGAGATGACCCCGGTCTGGGGACTCACCGAGCACGGCGCCAAGCGCACCGGACGCGACCCCGCCGTCCAGCCCCGCAGCGTCGTCTACGACCCCGAACTCACCCTCTCGCTCCCCGTCCCCCTCACCGTCACCAGCGGCGTCAACGCGCTCGCCCACGCCGTCGAGGCCCTCTACGCGCCCGACGCCTCGCCCCTCGTCTCGCTCATGGCCGAGGAGGGCGTACGGGCGATGACGCGGGCCCTACCGCTGGTGGCCGCAGCCCCCGGCGACCTCGACGCGCGAGGCCGGGCCCTGTACGGTGCCTGGCTCTGCGGCGCCTGTCTGGGCGCCACCACCATGGGCCTGCACCACAAGCTGTGCCACGTCCTCGGCGGGACCTTCGGCCTGCCGCACGCCGAGACGCACACGGTGGTCCTCCCGTACGCCCTCGCCTACAACGCGCCCGCCGCACCCCGGGCCGTCGCGGCGCTCTCGCGCGCCCTGGGCGGCGCCGACGACGTCCCCCATGCCCTGTGGGCCCTGGCCGCAAGCCTCGGCGCCCCCCGGAGCCTCGCCGAACTCGGCCTCAAGGAGACCGACCTGGCGGTGGCCGCCGAGCAGGCCGCCGGGCAGCCGTACCCGAACCCGCGCGAGGTCACCGTGGACGGTGTACTGGCGCTGCTGACGGCGGCGTACGAGGGCAGGGAGCCGAGCGTCCACGCGTAG
- a CDS encoding purine-cytosine permease family protein, giving the protein MSLPYARNARGEVAVGGPQGVFDGRMPTAPGDLHVEARGIAPVPEDHRYGGPGRLFTVWFAPNLTMTGVFTGTVGIALGLDFSTALVAVVLGTLLGAVPTAYLGTWGSQTGAGQLPLARLAFGRAVVVPGALQWLSSIAWDALIGLFGGDALAQLCGWPFWLGVLVMMAAQGALGVLGYEVIHRLQTVMTFALAAAFVALTVKLLSGAHTTPAATAHGADRAGAFVLTCTIALSLALSWAPYASDFSRYLPRTASRPRMFWYTLAGISVSFVAVQALGLWGAAVFTDQTARGVDTLLGGGALGAFGLLAVALAALSSNAMNDYSGSLALQTMGVRLPRPAAAALAAVLGFPLVLWMHAADTTARFQNVLLFVGYWIPGFVAIVAVDWLARARARGGAPVDLAAESARPYPWWPALVAFAAAFAAAVPFMSTSLYVGPVAHALHGADTAYGVAFLAALLVYAPLRLRR; this is encoded by the coding sequence ATGTCGTTGCCGTATGCCCGTAACGCTCGCGGTGAGGTGGCCGTCGGAGGCCCGCAGGGCGTATTCGACGGGCGGATGCCCACCGCCCCGGGGGATCTGCACGTCGAGGCGCGCGGAATCGCCCCGGTCCCGGAGGACCACCGCTACGGCGGCCCCGGCCGCCTGTTCACCGTGTGGTTCGCCCCCAACCTGACCATGACCGGCGTGTTCACCGGCACCGTCGGCATCGCGCTCGGCCTGGACTTCTCCACCGCGCTCGTCGCCGTCGTGCTGGGCACCCTCCTGGGGGCGGTACCGACCGCGTACCTCGGCACCTGGGGGAGCCAGACCGGCGCCGGACAGCTGCCGCTCGCCCGCCTCGCGTTCGGCCGGGCCGTGGTCGTCCCCGGGGCCCTGCAGTGGCTGTCGTCCATCGCCTGGGACGCGCTGATCGGCCTCTTCGGCGGGGACGCGCTGGCCCAGCTGTGCGGCTGGCCGTTCTGGCTGGGCGTGCTCGTCATGATGGCGGCGCAGGGGGCGCTCGGCGTCCTCGGCTACGAGGTGATCCACCGGCTCCAGACCGTGATGACCTTCGCTCTCGCCGCCGCGTTCGTGGCCCTGACCGTGAAACTCCTGAGCGGTGCCCACACCACCCCCGCCGCCACCGCGCACGGCGCCGACCGGGCCGGGGCCTTCGTCCTGACCTGCACGATCGCGCTCAGCCTCGCGCTGTCGTGGGCGCCGTACGCGAGCGACTTCAGCCGCTATCTGCCGCGCACGGCATCCCGCCCGCGCATGTTCTGGTACACCCTGGCGGGCATCAGCGTGTCCTTCGTGGCCGTCCAGGCCCTCGGACTGTGGGGCGCGGCCGTCTTCACCGACCAGACCGCCCGCGGCGTCGACACCCTGCTCGGCGGCGGCGCCCTCGGCGCGTTCGGCCTGCTCGCCGTGGCGCTCGCCGCGCTGAGCAGCAACGCCATGAACGACTACAGCGGCTCGCTCGCCCTGCAGACCATGGGCGTACGGCTGCCGCGCCCGGCCGCCGCCGCGCTGGCCGCCGTCCTCGGCTTCCCGCTCGTGCTGTGGATGCACGCCGCCGACACCACGGCCCGCTTCCAGAACGTCCTGCTGTTCGTCGGCTACTGGATTCCCGGGTTCGTCGCGATCGTCGCCGTCGACTGGCTCGCCCGGGCCAGGGCCCGCGGCGGCGCACCCGTCGACCTGGCCGCCGAGAGCGCCCGCCCGTATCCGTGGTGGCCCGCGCTCGTGGCGTTCGCCGCCGCGTTCGCCGCCGCGGTGCCGTTCATGAGCACCAGCCTGTACGTCGGCCCGGTCGCGCACGCCCTGCACGGCGCCGACACCGCCTACGGCGTGGCGTTCCTCGCGGCCCTGCTGGTCTACGCCCCGCTGCGCCTGCGCCGCTGA
- the thiD gene encoding bifunctional hydroxymethylpyrimidine kinase/phosphomethylpyrimidine kinase — translation MSANTPTTPPRVLTIAGSDSGGGAGIQADLKTMLALGAHGMSVLTAVTAQNSLGVQGAWELPAEAVRAQYRSVVDDIGVQAVKTGMLASPLLVETVAELLSDVGAPVVVDPVSVSKHGDRLLADDALDAVRTALLPLATVATPNLDETAELTGIKATGERDMCRAAEQLLSYGPLWVLVKGGHLPGEAVDLLTDGTEQHWFRAPRHDNRHTHGTGCTLASAIAVGLAQGRAVPEAVRLAKEYVTGAIAAGFALGAGLGPVDHGWRTRA, via the coding sequence ATGTCCGCGAACACGCCGACCACCCCGCCCCGTGTCCTGACCATCGCCGGATCGGACTCCGGGGGCGGCGCCGGCATCCAGGCCGACCTGAAGACCATGCTCGCGCTGGGCGCGCACGGGATGAGCGTGCTCACCGCCGTCACCGCGCAGAACTCCCTCGGCGTACAGGGAGCCTGGGAGCTTCCCGCCGAGGCGGTGCGCGCCCAGTACCGCAGCGTCGTGGACGACATCGGTGTGCAGGCCGTGAAGACCGGCATGCTCGCCTCGCCCCTGCTCGTCGAGACCGTCGCCGAACTGCTCTCGGACGTCGGCGCGCCCGTGGTGGTGGACCCGGTGAGCGTCTCCAAGCACGGCGACCGCCTGCTGGCGGACGACGCGCTGGACGCCGTACGGACCGCCCTGCTGCCGCTGGCGACGGTGGCCACCCCGAATCTCGACGAGACCGCCGAGCTGACCGGGATCAAGGCCACCGGGGAGCGTGACATGTGCCGGGCCGCGGAACAGCTGCTGTCGTACGGGCCCCTCTGGGTCCTGGTGAAGGGCGGCCACCTGCCCGGCGAGGCCGTCGACCTGCTGACCGACGGCACCGAACAACACTGGTTCCGGGCCCCGCGCCACGACAACCGCCATACGCACGGCACCGGTTGCACCCTGGCCTCGGCCATCGCGGTGGGGCTGGCGCAGGGGCGGGCGGTGCCGGAGGCGGTGCGGCTGGCGAAGGAGTACGTCACCGGCGCGATCGCCGCGGGATTCGCCCTGGGCGCGGGCCTCGGACCGGTCGACCACGGCTGGCGGACGCGCGCCTGA
- a CDS encoding NAD(P)H-binding protein yields MIIVTGANGGLGRLVTERLLERVPAERIGVSVRDPEKARELEDRGVRVRQGDFGDPASLADAFEGARQVLVVSTDSTGADAVHHHRTAVEAAAAAGAKRILYTSHMGSNPSSPFAPMRDHAATEAALRESGVPFTSLRNGFYASSAAMLLGHALETGELAAPKDGPVAWTAHADLAEAAALALTGEGLDGTTPALTGPEALDLADIAAIATRLTGREVRRVVVSDADYRASLLARGLPEAGADLLLGLFAASRQGQFTPVDPTLGRLLGRPTTPLADFLKTTITPTG; encoded by the coding sequence ATGATCATCGTCACCGGAGCCAACGGCGGACTCGGTCGGCTTGTCACCGAGCGGCTGCTGGAGCGCGTCCCCGCCGAGCGGATCGGCGTCAGTGTGCGCGACCCGGAGAAGGCCCGAGAGCTCGAAGACCGGGGCGTGCGCGTCCGTCAGGGCGACTTCGGCGACCCCGCGAGCCTGGCGGACGCCTTCGAGGGCGCCCGGCAGGTCCTCGTCGTGTCGACGGACAGCACCGGCGCGGACGCCGTGCACCACCACCGCACCGCCGTCGAGGCCGCCGCGGCAGCCGGAGCCAAGCGCATCCTCTACACCAGCCACATGGGCTCGAACCCGTCCTCGCCCTTCGCTCCGATGCGCGACCACGCCGCGACCGAGGCGGCCCTCCGGGAGTCCGGGGTCCCCTTCACCTCACTGCGCAACGGCTTCTACGCCTCCTCAGCCGCGATGCTGCTGGGCCACGCGCTCGAGACGGGCGAACTGGCCGCGCCGAAGGACGGACCGGTCGCCTGGACGGCCCACGCCGACCTCGCCGAGGCGGCGGCGCTCGCGCTCACCGGCGAGGGCCTCGACGGGACGACACCGGCGCTCACCGGCCCCGAGGCGCTCGACCTGGCCGACATCGCGGCGATCGCCACGCGGCTCACGGGCCGCGAAGTCCGCCGGGTGGTCGTCTCCGACGCCGACTACCGCGCGAGCCTGCTCGCCCGCGGTCTGCCCGAGGCCGGCGCCGACCTGCTCCTCGGCCTGTTCGCCGCGAGCCGACAGGGACAGTTCACGCCGGTCGACCCCACGCTGGGCCGCCTGCTCGGCCGACCCACCACGCCCCTGGCGGACTTCCTGAAGACAACGATCACGCCGACCGGCTGA
- a CDS encoding TetR/AcrR family transcriptional regulator — MESEDVTAADGHRERIVAAAARLLAEGGPDAVSTRAVSAAAGVQPPAIYRLFGDKEGLLDAVVADGFTAYLTSKTARKPTDDPVEDLRAGWDLHVGLGLANPALYTLMYGRYRPGTPSPAALAAFEVLAAHIRRIAEAGRLRVPEDRAADLVHAAGCGTTLTLIATPEGRRDPELSRTAREAVIAAIATDAPVAPAPGPVAAAVTLRAVLPRIDALTAPERGLMEEWLNRIADPG; from the coding sequence ATGGAGAGTGAGGACGTCACCGCGGCGGACGGGCATCGTGAACGCATCGTCGCGGCAGCTGCCCGGCTGCTGGCCGAAGGCGGGCCGGACGCGGTCTCGACCCGTGCGGTGAGCGCCGCGGCGGGCGTGCAGCCGCCGGCCATCTACCGGCTCTTCGGTGACAAAGAGGGCCTGCTCGACGCGGTCGTCGCCGACGGCTTCACCGCGTACCTGACCAGCAAGACCGCCCGGAAGCCCACCGATGACCCGGTCGAGGACCTTCGCGCCGGCTGGGATCTGCACGTAGGCCTCGGCCTGGCCAACCCGGCGCTGTACACCCTGATGTACGGCCGATACCGCCCCGGTACGCCCTCGCCCGCGGCGCTCGCCGCCTTCGAGGTCCTCGCCGCGCACATACGGCGCATCGCCGAGGCGGGCCGGCTGCGCGTCCCCGAGGACCGCGCCGCGGACCTCGTCCACGCGGCCGGCTGCGGTACGACGCTCACGCTCATCGCCACCCCCGAAGGCCGCCGGGACCCGGAGCTGTCCCGCACCGCCCGCGAGGCGGTCATCGCGGCGATCGCCACGGACGCCCCTGTCGCGCCCGCACCCGGGCCCGTCGCGGCCGCCGTCACCCTCCGGGCCGTACTCCCACGGATCGACGCCCTGACGGCGCCGGAACGCGGCCTCATGGAGGAGTGGCTCAACCGAATCGCCGATCCTGGCTGA
- a CDS encoding SCO0607 family lipoprotein, with amino-acid sequence MTSRVHRPSSVISRGPARSALGLALACVTLAMLTGCSAEDASCGGGEYPVMTVGGTGSACVSNGDEPPKGYVRYPEGKVPEHVGDKWDTYWSTHTIDENGKIIKAPDAGV; translated from the coding sequence ATGACAAGCCGAGTTCACCGACCGTCGTCCGTGATCAGCAGGGGCCCGGCGCGGTCCGCCCTGGGCCTCGCGCTGGCCTGCGTGACCCTCGCGATGCTGACCGGTTGCTCCGCCGAGGACGCGAGCTGCGGCGGTGGCGAGTACCCGGTCATGACGGTGGGCGGCACCGGCAGCGCCTGCGTGTCCAACGGCGACGAGCCGCCGAAGGGGTACGTCCGCTATCCCGAAGGGAAGGTCCCCGAGCACGTCGGCGACAAGTGGGACACCTACTGGAGCACCCACACCATCGACGAGAACGGCAAGATCATCAAGGCTCCCGACGCCGGGGTGTGA
- a CDS encoding NPP1 family protein, whose translation MKRSSRIRKVSLILGSAVALVVAFPGSALAAPPQALPANADGLEQTFQPAFDYDTDGCYPTPAIGPDGTINPGLNPSGALNGQCHDASDLDNTNGYSREKCNNGWCAIMYGLYFEKDQAVLGSSLGGHRNDWEHVVVWVQNNEAQYVSTSAHGNFNIYGRDQIRWDGTHPKVVYHKDGLSTHCFRPANSNDEPPENHYHAWQFPDLVGWNGYPAGLRDKLSAYDFGSAVFGLKDGNFNYHLEKAKPAGIPFDPNA comes from the coding sequence GTGAAGAGAAGCTCGCGCATCCGCAAGGTCTCGCTCATCCTCGGCAGTGCGGTCGCCCTGGTCGTCGCCTTCCCCGGCAGCGCTCTCGCCGCCCCGCCCCAGGCCCTGCCCGCCAACGCGGACGGACTGGAGCAGACGTTCCAGCCGGCCTTCGACTACGACACGGACGGTTGCTACCCCACCCCCGCCATCGGCCCCGACGGGACGATCAACCCCGGCCTCAACCCGTCCGGCGCCCTCAACGGCCAGTGCCACGACGCCTCGGACCTCGACAACACCAACGGCTACTCGCGCGAGAAGTGCAACAACGGCTGGTGCGCCATCATGTACGGCCTCTACTTCGAGAAGGACCAGGCCGTGCTCGGCAGCAGCCTCGGCGGGCACCGCAACGACTGGGAACACGTCGTGGTGTGGGTGCAGAACAACGAGGCCCAGTACGTCTCCACCTCCGCCCACGGCAACTTCAACATCTACGGCCGTGACCAGATCCGTTGGGACGGGACCCACCCCAAGGTCGTCTATCACAAGGACGGTCTGAGCACCCACTGCTTCCGGCCCGCGAACTCGAACGACGAACCGCCGGAGAACCACTACCACGCCTGGCAGTTCCCCGACCTGGTCGGCTGGAACGGCTACCCCGCCGGTCTGCGCGACAAGCTGAGCGCCTACGACTTCGGCAGTGCCGTCTTCGGCCTCAAGGACGGCAACTTCAACTACCACCTGGAGAAGGCGAAGCCGGCCGGCATCCCGTTCGATCCCAATGCGTGA